In the genome of Deltaproteobacteria bacterium, one region contains:
- a CDS encoding SH3 domain-containing protein, whose protein sequence is MRPCRLGFPYIPVILVLSTAMGGCAVLGNVRTGKSSVVQMEQQIKTRQEQLAELSPGAVLVAPESLGAVRALVGEMEFFGTRKDFGQVQRLDVKVGPLLDRIRDEISGIASGGNIPEKIRLQHRLTAARAEIKSLHDDLDVVNGVRESEAQASTRRLAAMEAARDNAVREVVRTRARIQGMASPAEAAAMFAEARVIIDRMNEDAFNEQAKDYLSQGRKFLQNGKKEMERQNPGGAAYLFDLISTLYESFRGIDSKVLTVNTRKVNLRAMPNSSSKKLGLLSHGEKVTGQEKKGNWILVRTTSGLRGWIHSNYLQ, encoded by the coding sequence ATGAGACCTTGCCGGCTCGGCTTTCCATATATTCCGGTAATCCTGGTTCTATCCACCGCCATGGGTGGCTGCGCCGTCCTCGGGAACGTCAGGACCGGGAAATCCTCTGTTGTGCAGATGGAACAACAGATCAAGACCAGACAGGAACAGTTGGCCGAACTATCCCCTGGAGCGGTGCTCGTGGCACCCGAGAGCCTTGGCGCCGTCAGGGCGCTGGTGGGTGAGATGGAATTTTTCGGAACCCGGAAAGACTTCGGCCAGGTCCAGCGGCTTGATGTCAAGGTCGGCCCCCTCCTGGACCGTATTAGAGATGAAATATCCGGCATCGCGTCCGGTGGCAATATTCCTGAGAAGATTCGTCTTCAGCACCGGCTTACCGCGGCTCGCGCTGAGATTAAGTCCCTTCATGACGATCTGGATGTCGTCAACGGGGTAAGGGAGAGCGAAGCCCAGGCTTCCACCAGGCGGTTGGCGGCAATGGAAGCCGCGCGGGATAATGCTGTGAGGGAGGTGGTCCGAACCCGTGCCCGCATCCAGGGAATGGCTTCTCCCGCTGAAGCCGCCGCGATGTTCGCCGAGGCAAGGGTCATTATCGACAGGATGAACGAGGACGCCTTCAATGAACAGGCCAAGGATTATCTTAGCCAAGGCAGAAAATTCCTTCAAAACGGCAAAAAGGAGATGGAACGTCAGAATCCGGGTGGGGCGGCATACCTCTTTGATCTCATTTCCACGCTCTACGAGTCCTTCCGCGGCATTGATTCGAAGGTGCTGACAGTCAATACCAGGAAGGTCAACCTCAGAGCGATGCCGAATTCCTCTTCCAAAAAACTGGGGCTGCTGTCACATGGTGAGAAGGTAACGGGGCAAGAGAAAAAGGGCAATTGGATCCTGGTCAGGACGACGTCGGGTCTCCGGGGATGGATTCATTCGAACTATCTGCAGTAG